Genomic segment of Pseudothermotoga hypogea DSM 11164 = NBRC 106472:
TGTGGAGTTGAACGTTCTGCGTTCGAAGTACACGCTGTTCAGTCTGGGAGAAACGATCTTCAGGTTCGAGACAGCTGCCTTGCTCGTCATGGGGCTGATGTACTTTCTGAACGATCCTCTTGAGGAGGGATGAGCCGTGAAGAGAGGTGAAAAGGTTCTCTCTTTCGTGAAGTTCGAAAAGGAACTCGAGAGCGCCTACCGTGAAAGGCTCGCCGCCGTGAAGAGACCGGAAGAGACGGGAGACGTTTTTATCGAATTCGCTATCAAATTCCTGAGCAGAGTGAATCCAGCGATCACAAAGGACCATTCGGACCAGATCGTCTTTGAACCTGAGAGCGAGGACGGATACAGACTCTCTCCGCAGTTGGAACAGATCCTTGGTAATGAAGTGCTCACCAAAAGCGATCTGCCCGCGATCCTCAAGAGGATGGCTTTGAACGCTGCGCACAGAAGAAAATCGTTGCTGTCCAACACCGAAAGGACGGATTTGTTCAGACTGCAGGAAAGACCCGATCAGCGCTGACAGTAAACGAACGTCAGGATAGAACCAAGGATCATGATCGAGCCCATCGCAATGAAGACCAACGAGAAGGAAAAGGTTGCGAGCCAGCCCGCAAGCAGTGGACCAAAGAGGCTTCCGAAGGATCTGACGGAAGTCAACAGTCCGAGGAACTCGGCCCGTCTGTTCGTCGGCACGTTCTCTATGACAAAGTTCGTCGCTCCGTTGATGAAAGCTCCAAATCCAAGACCCGAAACCGCGTAGGCCAGAAGGACCGTCAGCGTTGAATCTGCTGGTATGAACAGCAGTGCTCCAACGCCGGATGCGAGCATCCCGAAGGCCGCGATGTACTTGCTCGGGACTTTTTGCATCATCCAAGCTGCCAAGAAGTGTGAAGGCACCTGCATGAAAGGATTGGCAGAGGCCAGCAGGATGGCCGCGGACTTCTTCATGCCAACCTCTTCAACGAGGTAGACCGCTATCAGCGCGAAGGTGCCGCCTATACCCAGCTGTCTCAAAAACGAGCCGAGGTACATGGCCCACAGGTTCTTCTTCTTCAGAACACTCTTCGAAGTTATCGCGGAGAAAACTCTCTGAAGGTTCGTCCTTTGGATTTCGTACCTGTGGTGTGGTACAACCGCGGTTTTCTGAACGAAGTACAGCATCGTCAGTGCGACGAAGAACAAGATTAGCATCACGTGGACCACAGAAAGAAAATTCAACAACGGCGATATGACGATCCTTCCCATACCCATACCAAAAGAGTTCACCGCGTTGACAACGCTCACAACGACGTTGCTGTTGATCTTCGAAGACTCGACGAAGATGGCCATCGAAATGGGGTCGAACGCGCTCGAAAAGAAAGTGAAGATCGCAGCCACGAAAAAGAAGTGTGCTGCCCGCTTCGCGACGGTGTAACCTGGTAAGAAACTGAGAGCGATCGAGATGGCTATCAACAAGATTTTCTTTCTGCTCTTTGATTCGTCGCTAAGTGCTCCCCAAAAGGGAGTTGCGAGGCTTCCAACCGCGCTCGTGATCGTCGAGAGGAAACTTATGGAGAAGAGGTCTATCGACAACTCCCTCATCCTGAGCTGAAGCAACATGTCGAAATTCAGAAAGCTGAAACTCTTTATGAAGGAAGCAAAATAGAGACTCAGCCTATTCCCACTCGATGGTCGCCGGTGGCTTTGAGCTGATGTCGTACACTACCCTCCCGACTCCTTTGACGCCGTTCAGAATCCTGCGCGATATCAAGTCTAACACGTCGTGTGGAATCTTCGACCAATCGGCCGTCATGCCCTCGACGCTGTCGACACACCTTATCGCCAACACGTAATCGTAGGCCCTTCTATCTCCCCTCACTCCCACGGACCTCACCGGCAAAAGTACGGCGAAGGCTTGCCAGATCTTTTCGTACCATCCTGTTTCTCTGAGCGTTTCGATCAGTATGTAGTCTGCCTCTCTGAGGATGTCGAGTTTCTCTTCGTCCACCGGCCCGATCACGCGCACAGCCAGACCTGGGCCTGGGAAGGGTTGTCTGTGGATCACGCTCCTGGGTATACCGAGCATTTCTCCGACGATCCTGACTTCGTCTTTGAACAAGTTCCTCAATGGCTCGACTATCTTCAGATCCATCTTCTCTGGAAGTCCTCCAACGTTGTGATGGCTCTTTATCGCCGCCGTTTTCTTGCCAGACTTTGCACTCTCTATCACATCCGAATAGATCGTGCCCTGAACCAGGTGCGTCGCACCGTAACTCTTCGCTTCTTGCTCGAAGACTCTTATGAACTCCTCTCCGATGATCTTCCTCTTCTTCTCTGGATCGTCCACACCCTTCAGTTTGCTCAAAAATCTCTCGCGCGCGTCTATCTTCACAACGTTCAACTGCAGCATGTTCTTGAAAACATCCATCACTTCTTCTGGTTCGTTCTTTCTCAACAGGCCATGATCGACGAACACGCAACGCAGATTTGTACCGATCGCCCTGTGCACCAAGACGCACGCGACTGAAGAATCCACACCACCCGAGAGCGCGGCGATCACCTTCTTACCGCTCAATTCTTTTCTGAGTTCTTCGATCTTTTGTGTGATGAAATCTTCCAAGTTCCAGTTCGGTTTCAAACCGCATATCCTGCTCAGAAAGTTCTGCAGCATCTGTCTTCCAAACTGTGTGTGGCGAACCTCTGGATGGAACTGCAAAAGCCAAAATCTTTCACGATCGCTCGCAGACACTATCATTCCGTTCTTCGAATGGGCCGTGACCTTAAAGCCCTTCGGTAGAACTTTCACGACGTCTGAATGGCTCATCCAAACGGTACTTTCCCTGGGAACGTTCTCGAAGATGGGATCATCTTCAACGATCACGATCTCCGTTCTACCGTACTCTGCGAGCTCTCCAGGTTCGACCTTTCCACCCATCTCGTGCGCGAGAAGCTGCATGCCGTAGCATATTCCGAGCACTTTTCCCTTGTAGGCTTCGAACCAACTTGGAAGTCTCGGCGCGTTTGGCTCGTACACGCTCGCAGGTCCACCCGAAAGGATCAAGGCACCGATGTCCGAGACGTCCACATCTTCGTCGGGCTGGACCACTTGGCTGTAATAACCAAGTTCCCTCACGACACGCGCGATGAGCTGTGTGTACTGTGAGCCGTAGTCGAGTATGAGAACCTTCATTTTCTTCTCTCCCCGAGCTGTAGAATTTCTCTGGCCTCTTTCGGCGTGGCGATCGGCCTGCCGAGTTCTCTGGCCAACCTCACGACCTTTTGGACCAGCTCGGCGTTCGACTTCGCAAGCACACCCTTCTCTATGTAGATGTTGTCCTCCATGCCAACTCTCACGTGTCCTCCCATGACGATTGCCAGAGCAGCCATGGCGAACTCGTGTCTACCTATCCCAGCCACAGACCACGTCGCACCGGGAGGAAGGCTGTCCACCATCGTGACCAGATTTCTCGCGTTCGCCGCTATACCGCCCGGAACTCCCATGACGAAATCGAAGTGAAGATGCCCTTGAACCAGATTCTTCTTCACCAAAGTCAGGGCGTTGTTTATGTGTCCCAGATCGAAGCACTCGAACTCCGGCATGATACCCTTCTCTTTCATGGCCAAGGCGAACTTTTCTATCATAGGCATGCTGTTGAAGAACACGTCGTTTCCGAAGTTCACCGTGCCCGTGGTGAGCGTGGCCATGTCCGGATCGGCCTCGAGCGATTGGAGCCTCTCTTCCGGAGTCATCCACACAGCCCCACCGGTGGAAACCTGCACGATGATGTCGGGACACTTTTGTCTTATCAATTGAACCGTTCTTTTGAAAATCTGCGGGTCCTGTGTTGGATTGCCGTTTTCGTCTCTCACATGCAGATGAACTATGGATGCACCCGCGAGGTAAGCTTCGTAGGTTTGCTGAGCGATTTCTTCTGGGCTGATCGGGATGTAAGGGGTGTCTTTCCTCGTGACCTCAGCGCCACAAACGGCGACGGTTATGATCAACTTTTCCATCCTTGTGACCTCCTCTGTTTGTCCTTGGGGACCACGCAGACTGCGACGGCCTTCGCGACGAGCACGGGTGGATCGAGCACGTCGCAAGCGGAAGGTTGTTCTGGAATCTGCGCGTTGCTGATCACTTTGTACACCTCGAACTTCATCTTTCTGGAGGTGTTGCCAACCTCGACGATTTCACCATAAACTTCGAGAAAATCTCCTGCGAAGACGGGTTTCAAGAACTCGACGGTCTCGTACGCCCTCAACAAACCTTCGTCACCGTCGTGTCTGATCAAAAGTTCTGTAGCCACATCGCCCATGAGTTGCAGTATCTTGGCACCGTCGACCAATCCACCGGCGTAGTGCGCATCGTGCTCACTCACTCTCAACCTCAACATCGCTTTCATTGAGAACCACCTCTCTTGACGAAAATTTCAGTACCTTCCTTAAGGAATTCCACGAACCTCTTCGCCAAGTACGGATCGAACTGAGTGCCACTGTGGCGTTCGATCTCAACGATGGCATTTGTCAGGTCCATACCCCTCTTGTAAGGTCTGTCGGTGGTCATCGCATCGAAGGCGTCCGCGATACTCAAGATCCTCGATTCGAACGGAATGTTTTCGCCAGACAATCCATCAGGATAGCCTTTGCCGTCGTAACGCTCATGATGATGCCTCGCGATCCGTGCTATGTCTTCCAATCCAGCTTCGTTGAGCAACTCGAAACTCTTCAGAGGATGTATCTTGACCAGCTCGTACTCTTCACTCGTGAGAAATCCGTTCTTGTTCAGGATGTGCTGTGGCACGAAGATCTTGCCCACATCGTGCACCATGCCAACCCAAAACAATCGCCTGATCGTGTTACGATCGAGTCCGAGCTTTTCTGCAAAGAGTGTGGCGTAGCGTGCGACGTTTTCAGAATGTCCCCTGGTGTAGTAGTCGTAGTACTCGAGCGCCTTGACGACGACACTCAAAAGCCTCCTTTGGAACAATCCTTGTTCTCTCACATAGCTTCTTAGAGAAAGCAACGTGGCCAAGAAGTTTGAGAATTTGTCAATGTACTGTCTCTCGACCGCGCTCAAAGCTTCGGTTTTATAGAAAAGTACACCATGAGTGACCTCTTGAGAACGTATCGGAACGAATTCTAAGCCAGTTAGATCTTTTTCATCACAAACTTGGCCAATGATCCTCAAAAGCTCATCTTGGCTTCGTGCCGAACCAAAGTCGTGAAGCACTTCAATTCTTCGAACCACAGGCTCTCTATTGCTCGTTATAAAAGTGATCCTACCAGGTTGACTCGATCTTAGAATGACACCAGCGAAATCTTGCTTCGGCAAGTAGCTCTTGAAAACTGTCAAGATCTGCAAAAGGAACTCCTTTTCTTGCAGAGTTTCGTAAGTCAGTTTGTTCGTCAAATCCAGAACGTCCTGAAAAGCCATCTGAAAACGCTCAGCTTGTTCCGTCTTTTCCTCGAGCATCTTGTTGAGATTTTCCAACTCTTGGTTCATCGCTTCGAGTTCTTCGTTGTTCGCCCTGAGTTCCTGGTTCATCGCATCGAGTTCTTCATAAGAAGTTTGAAGTTCTTCGTGCTTCTTTTTCAACTCCTCGGTGCGCTGTTCCACCAAACGCGCGAGACGTTTGTTGATGAGAAGTAAGACAACGAAGAACAGAAAAGTCGCCAAAGATCCAGAGAGTATCAACCAACGCAACCAGATGGGAAAGAAAAATTTCGGTTTCACAAAGAGGTTGATGACCCTATCGATTTCTCCTCTCGGCAAGCGATCCAAAGCCGCGTTGAACTGTTCCGCGAGCTGTGGCTTCAACTTTGTAAACGCGAAGTACGCCCACTCGACGGAGATTGGAGGAAGACTTTCAAAAAGATGGTACAGATCGTGTTTTATCAGATAATAACTTGCCGTCAAATCTTCCATGAGAAAGACATCGATCTCTCCTCTTTCGACGGCTTGAACGAGCTGATCGAGATCAGCGAATCTTCTGAACACGATCGAGGGATTCTTCGCTCTGAGCAACGCTTCGTTCGCATCGCCTTCGACAACCCCCACCACGAACGCCGTGAGGTCTTTGAAATCTTTCACCTTCAGATCCTTTCTCACCCACACCAAGCTTTGGATTCTCAGAATCGGCTTTGAGAACAAGAACACTCTTTCTCTCTCAGGGGTTTTAAAGATCAAATTGATCATATCGGCTTGGCCACTCTCAACAAAGCGCAAGGCTTCTGAAAACGGAAGAAGTTCAACGTCGAACCTCAGTTCGGAAACCTTCTCGATCGCTCTCAGTATGTCTACGGAGATGCCCACCACTTCTCCGCGCTCGTTTCTGTAGATGAAAGGTGGATAGAAATCACCGCTGACGAACTTGACTTGCTGAGAAAGACAGATCGTTACCAACAACAGACAAAACAAAGTTATTAGCTTCCTCACGAGCCTTCCCCCTGACTTTGACGAGTTCGTGTTCGTCTCACAAGAATTTTACAACACATCGTTGTAGTGCGCGCATGATCTGTGATAAAATATTTCCGACAAAACCGGTCTACTTTTGGAGGGAAAAACGCATGGCTATAACTGTCACACAGGTCGACATCTGGACGGCGCTCGTGCATGGTTTGATCTCTTTCTTGAGCCCGTGCGCCCTGCCATTGTTACCTTCTTTCTTGGCGCTACTCTTGTACGATAAAGGTAAAGTTGCTTTCCTCAGGATAGCTGGCTTCTTTTTGGGACTGTCTGGGACCTTCTCGGCTCTGGGTGCCCTGTCGGGTAGCCTTGGCAGTTTTCTGGACAAGAATCTGCTTCGGTACGTGTCCGGCACTTTGATCATCGTCATGGGTGTGTTGTTCCTTCTGCAGGTGCAACTGTTCAAGCCCAGGGCTGTGAAACTCAACAAGTTCACGGCGGGTGGAGTTCTGTCCGGTGTTGGATTGGGACTCGGTGTGGGTCTGGTTTGGATTCCATGCGCCAGTCCGGTGCTGGCATCCATCTTGGCGATCGCCGCCACGAAGGGAACCGCGTTGAAAGGAGCCATGCTACTCTTCATCTATTCGCTGGGTATATCCATACCGTTCTTGACGATCGGTGGAGTCGTGTCGAAGTTGCTCACCAAGGTGAGCTTTGGAACGCCACTTTGGGAAAGGATCTTGAAGTACGGAACGAGTGCTTTACTTTTTCTCATAGGATTTTTGATCATCAGCGGAAAAGCCTTCGTTTGAGAGGAGTGGTTTGAATGAAAAAGTTCTTGTCTATCGCGCTCACAGTCTTTGCATTGGTTGGATTCACCCAGAGCATTCTTTTGAACGACGTGGACATCGCGGTAAAACTTGCCAGGATCGAGCAGAAAAAACTCGCCATCGTCTTCACAACGCAAACTTGTCCATACTGCGTCAAGCTCAAGAACGAAACGCTCACGGACCGAACGGTGAAAGAACTCATCATGGCGAACTTCATTTTCGTCGAAGCGATGTACGACACAAGCAGGTCAACAGAAGCCTTTGGACAGAGGATGAGCTACGCTCAACTGTTCAACTATTTCAACGTCAGTGGTGTGCCGACCACATGGTTCTTCAGCAGTGAGGCAACTCCTTTAGTATACCTGCCAGGCTACGCTCCGGCAAGCACGTTCGCTCAGATTCTGAGGTACGTCTATCAGGAGATCAAGGAAGATTTTTCTCAGTACGCGAAGAAAAAGGACAACTTCGTGGGTGAGAGAAAGCTTCTGCGTGTGACACAAGAGGAAGCGAACTTTGTGCTTCAGAACGATCCGAACGCGTTGTTCGTCGCTTCAGCTGTGGAAAAGCCCGATATTTTCAAGGTGTACGTTACCAAAGATGAACAGATCGCGAACAAACTGAACGAACTTGGAGTCTTTCGTGTGCTCTTGGTCACTGATTGACCTTGTTGCTTTTGCTTTCTCGAGGGGCCACTCTGGCCCTCTTTTTGAAGTTCAAAAGCACGCTGAGTGCGAACAGAACGAGCCAAACGACCACGAACGCGAAGGTGATCGGTTGGCTTTCGAACATCTTCGAAATTTCCTCTGTGGGACTTCTCGTCATCAGCACGTACGACCATCCCACCAGAGAGAAGGACAGAAGGCCACTCGCAACGAGAAGGGATATCACGGCGAGCACCTGACTGCTCTTTCTAACGGCGATCAGACCGCAGACCACACCGAGTGACAACCCAACACCAATGGATACGAGCACGTTTAGATCTAATTGTCCGATCGCACCCAGCTCCTTAGACTGAAGGATCAGACGCGTCAGATAATAACCCAGCGCACCTGCCGCGAGAAAACCTGCAAGGAAAACGAAAATCTTGTACAGACCGTACAGAACCGCACCACACAACACGCCCAAGACGAGAACGAAGATCAAATGCGCAGTCGAGTTCTCCAAAAGTTTCTGTTGTAATCCACTCAGGAACTCGACTCTCCCCATCCATTCGATGATCAAGGGACTGACGAAGAAACTACCGAGCAGAAAACCGAGCAACGACATTAGGATGTTCTCGAGGTACCTCGCCGCAAAGACGACGAAGACACACATCGGCAGAACGATGTACCAGAGTTCTAAGATCATGTTCAATTTGAAGATTTCAAAATCCACGCTTTCACCTCCTTCTGTGCTTTTTTATTCTATCACTCACTATAGTAAAATTGAGTCGGTGTCGTCGATGCTTCAAACGGTGAAAATGCACTTCGTGGAACATTTCAACGTTTCGGTGGAAAAGTTGTGGCACCTCTTTGTGAATCCCAACGGCTGGGATCCGTGGTTCACCGACGGTATGAGCATGGAAACCTTCGAAGGTGGTCACATTCGGTTCCGTTGGAAGCGAATCACGGCGGACGAAGTTGTGGAAGATCGTGGTGTAGTGATCTTCGTGGAAACCTTCAAGGTCTTCGAGTTTTGGTGGTACGAATACGAAGATGGTTTCAGATCGAGGGTAAAGATGACATTTGTACCGCACGGAAAGAACGAATCTTGGTTGAAGATAGAAGATTCCGTGCTCGTCGACGGTGAAAAGGAATTATCGATCGCGCTTGGTTGTGCGTACGGCTGGGGTCAGATGCTGTGTCTCGCGAAAGCCTACGTAGAGCGTGGCTTAATTCTCATTTAAGAAGTATTAACCGTTTGGCAAATCAGTTCAGGTAGCATAATATATGAAGGATCGACGAACGAACAGACCAGGAGGTGGTCCAGATGCCCTTCTACAGGTATGTTTGTGAAACATGCGGTTCTGAAAAGCGCGTCCTCCATGGAATGAACGAAAATCCGACGATCCTCTGTGAGTGTGGTTCACAAATGAAACGCTCCATTGGCAGAGTGGCCGTGGTGTTCAAAGGTAGCGGTTTCTACGTGACGGACAACAAGAAGAACGAAAACAAAAAACAGGAGAAGAGCGAAGAAGCTGCGTGATGGGGCAAGCGCCCCATCAAACTTTTGGAGGGGGTGAAGCTGTGCAGGTTCATAGGATAGATCACGTCGGCATAGTGGTGAGAAACGCTTCGGAAAGACTGAGGTTTTACTCAGACTTTCTCGGTTTGAAATCAGTGCACACCGAAGAACTCCCAGAGCGTGGTATTCGCATCTACATGATAGAAGTTGGTGAAAGCAAGATCGAGCTGCTCGAACCGATGAACGAGCAATCTGAGATCAACAAGTTCTTGGAGAGCAAGGGTGAGGGCATCCATCACATCGCCTTCAACGTGACGGGAATAGATGAAGCCGTTGAAATGGCGAAGAAAAACGGTTTTCAACCACTTTCGGATGCCCCAAGACCCGGTGCGGGAGGAACGCGCGTGCTGTTCTTACATCCGAAATCCGTCGGTGGGGTTCTGGTCGAACTGGTGGAAGGTCATCACTGAGGAGGAGTGTGCATGGAAGAGCTGATCAGAAAGCTCAAAGAGTTGGAACAAAAGGTCGAACTCGGAGGGGGACAGGACAAGATAGAAAAACAGCATTCACAGGGCAAGTTGACGGCCCGCGAGAGACTCGCGCTCCTTTTGGACGAAGGTTCCTTCATGGAGATAGACAAGTTCGTCAAGCACAGAGCCACAACGTTCGGCCTGGACAAAGAAGAGCTTCCCTGCGATGGTGTCGTGACGGGTATTGGAAAGATCAACGGCAGGCTGGTCGCGGTTTTCTCGCAGGATTTCACCGTGATGGGTGGTTCTCTCGGTGAGATGCACGCCAAGAAGATCATGAAGCTCATGGATTTGGCCATGGAACTCGGTATTCCTTTGATCGGTATAAACGATTCTGGGGGAGCGAGGATTCAGGAGGGTGTGGACTCGCTCTTTGGATACGGAGGAATCTTCTACAGGAACACGCTCGCATCTGGTGTTATACCGCAGATCACACTCATAGCTGGCCCGTGCGCGGGTGGTGCGGTGTATTCGCCCGCCATAACGGATTTCGTGGTGATGATCGACAAGACGGCCAAGATGTTCATCACAGGCCCAAACGTGATCAAAGCCG
This window contains:
- a CDS encoding MFS transporter; this translates as MSLYFASFIKSFSFLNFDMLLQLRMRELSIDLFSISFLSTITSAVGSLATPFWGALSDESKSRKKILLIAISIALSFLPGYTVAKRAAHFFFVAAIFTFFSSAFDPISMAIFVESSKINSNVVVSVVNAVNSFGMGMGRIVISPLLNFLSVVHVMLILFFVALTMLYFVQKTAVVPHHRYEIQRTNLQRVFSAITSKSVLKKKNLWAMYLGSFLRQLGIGGTFALIAVYLVEEVGMKKSAAILLASANPFMQVPSHFLAAWMMQKVPSKYIAAFGMLASGVGALLFIPADSTLTVLLAYAVSGLGFGAFINGATNFVIENVPTNRRAEFLGLLTSVRSFGSLFGPLLAGWLATFSFSLVFIAMGSIMILGSILTFVYCQR
- the guaA gene encoding glutamine-hydrolyzing GMP synthase, whose protein sequence is MKVLILDYGSQYTQLIARVVRELGYYSQVVQPDEDVDVSDIGALILSGGPASVYEPNAPRLPSWFEAYKGKVLGICYGMQLLAHEMGGKVEPGELAEYGRTEIVIVEDDPIFENVPRESTVWMSHSDVVKVLPKGFKVTAHSKNGMIVSASDRERFWLLQFHPEVRHTQFGRQMLQNFLSRICGLKPNWNLEDFITQKIEELRKELSGKKVIAALSGGVDSSVACVLVHRAIGTNLRCVFVDHGLLRKNEPEEVMDVFKNMLQLNVVKIDARERFLSKLKGVDDPEKKRKIIGEEFIRVFEQEAKSYGATHLVQGTIYSDVIESAKSGKKTAAIKSHHNVGGLPEKMDLKIVEPLRNLFKDEVRIVGEMLGIPRSVIHRQPFPGPGLAVRVIGPVDEEKLDILREADYILIETLRETGWYEKIWQAFAVLLPVRSVGVRGDRRAYDYVLAIRCVDSVEGMTADWSKIPHDVLDLISRRILNGVKGVGRVVYDISSKPPATIEWE
- the kce gene encoding 3-keto-5-aminohexanoate cleavage enzyme — protein: MEKLIITVAVCGAEVTRKDTPYIPISPEEIAQQTYEAYLAGASIVHLHVRDENGNPTQDPQIFKRTVQLIRQKCPDIIVQVSTGGAVWMTPEERLQSLEADPDMATLTTGTVNFGNDVFFNSMPMIEKFALAMKEKGIMPEFECFDLGHINNALTLVKKNLVQGHLHFDFVMGVPGGIAANARNLVTMVDSLPPGATWSVAGIGRHEFAMAALAIVMGGHVRVGMEDNIYIEKGVLAKSNAELVQKVVRLARELGRPIATPKEAREILQLGERRK
- the kal gene encoding 3-aminobutyryl-CoA ammonia lyase translates to MKAMLRLRVSEHDAHYAGGLVDGAKILQLMGDVATELLIRHDGDEGLLRAYETVEFLKPVFAGDFLEVYGEIVEVGNTSRKMKFEVYKVISNAQIPEQPSACDVLDPPVLVAKAVAVCVVPKDKQRRSQGWKS
- a CDS encoding HD domain-containing phosphohydrolase — its product is MRKLITLFCLLLVTICLSQQVKFVSGDFYPPFIYRNERGEVVGISVDILRAIEKVSELRFDVELLPFSEALRFVESGQADMINLIFKTPERERVFLFSKPILRIQSLVWVRKDLKVKDFKDLTAFVVGVVEGDANEALLRAKNPSIVFRRFADLDQLVQAVERGEIDVFLMEDLTASYYLIKHDLYHLFESLPPISVEWAYFAFTKLKPQLAEQFNAALDRLPRGEIDRVINLFVKPKFFFPIWLRWLILSGSLATFLFFVVLLLINKRLARLVEQRTEELKKKHEELQTSYEELDAMNQELRANNEELEAMNQELENLNKMLEEKTEQAERFQMAFQDVLDLTNKLTYETLQEKEFLLQILTVFKSYLPKQDFAGVILRSSQPGRITFITSNREPVVRRIEVLHDFGSARSQDELLRIIGQVCDEKDLTGLEFVPIRSQEVTHGVLFYKTEALSAVERQYIDKFSNFLATLLSLRSYVREQGLFQRRLLSVVVKALEYYDYYTRGHSENVARYATLFAEKLGLDRNTIRRLFWVGMVHDVGKIFVPQHILNKNGFLTSEEYELVKIHPLKSFELLNEAGLEDIARIARHHHERYDGKGYPDGLSGENIPFESRILSIADAFDAMTTDRPYKRGMDLTNAIVEIERHSGTQFDPYLAKRFVEFLKEGTEIFVKRGGSQ
- a CDS encoding cytochrome c biogenesis CcdA family protein: MAITVTQVDIWTALVHGLISFLSPCALPLLPSFLALLLYDKGKVAFLRIAGFFLGLSGTFSALGALSGSLGSFLDKNLLRYVSGTLIIVMGVLFLLQVQLFKPRAVKLNKFTAGGVLSGVGLGLGVGLVWIPCASPVLASILAIAATKGTALKGAMLLFIYSLGISIPFLTIGGVVSKLLTKVSFGTPLWERILKYGTSALLFLIGFLIISGKAFV
- a CDS encoding thioredoxin family protein produces the protein MKKFLSIALTVFALVGFTQSILLNDVDIAVKLARIEQKKLAIVFTTQTCPYCVKLKNETLTDRTVKELIMANFIFVEAMYDTSRSTEAFGQRMSYAQLFNYFNVSGVPTTWFFSSEATPLVYLPGYAPASTFAQILRYVYQEIKEDFSQYAKKKDNFVGERKLLRVTQEEANFVLQNDPNALFVASAVEKPDIFKVYVTKDEQIANKLNELGVFRVLLVTD
- a CDS encoding SRPBCC family protein; this translates as MLQTVKMHFVEHFNVSVEKLWHLFVNPNGWDPWFTDGMSMETFEGGHIRFRWKRITADEVVEDRGVVIFVETFKVFEFWWYEYEDGFRSRVKMTFVPHGKNESWLKIEDSVLVDGEKELSIALGCAYGWGQMLCLAKAYVERGLILI
- a CDS encoding FmdB family zinc ribbon protein, encoding MPFYRYVCETCGSEKRVLHGMNENPTILCECGSQMKRSIGRVAVVFKGSGFYVTDNKKNENKKQEKSEEAA
- the mce gene encoding methylmalonyl-CoA epimerase, giving the protein MQVHRIDHVGIVVRNASERLRFYSDFLGLKSVHTEELPERGIRIYMIEVGESKIELLEPMNEQSEINKFLESKGEGIHHIAFNVTGIDEAVEMAKKNGFQPLSDAPRPGAGGTRVLFLHPKSVGGVLVELVEGHH